TATCCATATCAGTAGCACATAAAAACTGTCTGTAAATGCTTGTTAACTGGTTTCTGCGATAACAAGGCCAATGTCTTGGCTGGCAACTGGTTTTGAATCAGGAAGAGGATAGCACAAGTGGTTCGTTaattattttcactttcaaaATTGCACATCTAAAAAAAATAGTGACTAAATGCAGCTGCGTTAGAAGCCTTATTGAGCAGTTCTTATTTCATCGGGCTTTGTTGTAAGAAAGTTTGGCAAGACTTGAGACAAACTCAGCCTGAGAAATGCCATATTCCATGTGCGGCAATAAATCAATCTGAAATCCGAGACACCGGGAAAGTGGCTGTCCCGCATCGGAGACAAATGAGCAAACGAGATGCTCAAAGGTGGTGTTATGAATGGAGCCCAAATGGCAAAAAGCCAAACGCTTGGAGACCTTTCCCTGTAACTGGAAACTGGTTTCGCCCTGCGGCTTGGCAGCCAAATTGCCAGCGTTTTGGCCCGGCCCGGCTGCAGTTACCAGTTCGATGCAGTTTTGGCTGCATCAAGGCGTCGACTGCAGCGCCACCTCTCCATTGTTATGTAATGTGTAATCGTCTAAGTCAGTGGGTCAGTGACTTGCCAGCTTGCCTCTGTCTTTGTCTTTGTCTTTGTCTTCGCCGTTGTCTTTGTCTTTGTCCCACTGAGCCGGTAAGCGATCGTGATTGGTGTCCGTCAATGGCCATAATTGGCGGCTTGACCAGCGCTTGTAACCGGACGTAACCATAAGTTGGGGCGCCTTAAGTTGAAGGTTAGTGTAATCACATTTCTGATTGATTTGCAGCTGCAACATGGAAACCTCAatcaataacaacaacaatgacaaCGGCTACATGAACCAGGCGTATGTGGGTTCACTAAATGCCTCAACCATCTCGATACCAGGGGCATACAAGCCCAATGAGTCCTCCAATGGCAAGAAGCCGCTGCCTGAAGGATCAGGCTCAGCTCCACCACTAGGTCCTGGCGATAGCGCGCCTGGAGCTGGCCAACCGGGCAAACAGCGCGAGAGTTGGAACAACGACATCGAGTTCCTCATGTCCTGCATCGCACTGAGCGTGGGTCTGGGCAATGTGTGGAGGTTCCCCTTTACCGCACTGGAGAACGGAGGAGGAGCCTTCGTGATACCCTACCTGATCGTCCTGATTCTAGTGGGCAAGCCCGTGTACTACTTGGAAATGCTGCTCGGCCAGTTCTCGAGTCGCGGCAGTGTGAAGGTCTACGACTTTTCACCCATCATGAGAGGTGAGTTGGCTTAGTTTGCAGTAGTTTAATCGCTTTTCAATCTGACACTAATGATGCATAACTGACATCGTAAATCAAGTTGGGCCTAATTAAAAAGATTTCGTGGCACTGTTTAACTCGTTTCTATCAACTAGTTATTTTAATCATAGTATTCACAGTGTAGATAATTATGTAACTTATGTTAGCTTATAGTATGTCGTTGCATAAGTAACATTTTAATATGGTAGTTATTTTGAAGAGGAACTTTAATACATTTACAGACAGTatttagttacttctttatACTCGTATATGTACTTGCATTTAAGATTCCGAAATATTTGGAGAAATATATCAAAAATCAATCAATATCCCCAATCAACACAGGCATTGGATATGGACAGGTCCTGGCCACGGGCATCGTTACCACCTACTACGCCACATTAATGGCGCTCACACTGCGCTACTTCGTGGACTCCTTCTACCCGACCTTGCCGTGGAGCTACTGCCGCGAGGAGTGGGGTACAGAATGCCTGGACTCGGGACCGCAGGAGGCCAGCAGAGCCACCAGTTTGGCAGGGTCGGGAGTGCGAACCACCTCGGCGGAGTTCTATTTCACGTGAGTGGGCAGCCAGCAGTTGGACAGGATGCGGTACTCATTCATTCCCCCACAGAAACATCATTCTGCGCGAGAAGGCGAGCATCGATGATGGCATCGGATATCCCAGCTGGAGCCTAGCGCTGACGCTAGCAGTGGCCTGGATCGTCATCGCGGGGATTATGTTCAAGGGTGTGAAGAGTTCGGGCAAGGCCTCCTACTTCCTCGCCCTCTTTCCGTACGTGGTGATGCTGGTGCTCCTGGTGCGGGCACTCACCTTGCCGGGCGCCTTCGACGGCGTGCTGTACTTCCTGCGGCCGCAGTGGCACAAGCTCCTGGAACCGCAGGTCTGGTACGCCGCCGTCACCCAGGTGTTCTTCTCACTGGCCATTTGCTTCGGAAACATCATCATGTACGCCTCGTACAACCGCTTCGGCCACAACATTTACAGGTGAGTGCAGATGTCCGGCTTGAAGTTCCTTACCTGAGTTCCTGCTCCTCAGGGATGCCAATATCGTGACCACGCTGGACACCTTCACCTCCCTACTGTCCGGTGTAATTATCTTCGGGATTCTGGGCAACCTGGCGTACGAGAACAACACCACCGACATCGCTAGTGTGGTCAACGGAGGTCCCGGCCTGGCTTTCATATCCTACCCGGACGCCATTGCCAAGTTTAAGTGGCTACCGCAGCTTTTCTCCGTGCTGTTCTTCCTCATGCTCTTCGTCCTGGGCATCGGCAGCAATGTGGGCATGGCCTCTTGCATGTCCACCGTGATCAAGGATCAGTTCGGACACCTGAAAAACTGGACTGTGGTGGTTGGTATAGCCATTGTAGGCTACCTTCTGGGCCTTATGTACATCACACCCGGCGGCCAGTTCCTGCTCAACCTGGTCGACTACTTCGGGGTCACGTTTGTGGCCCTGGTGCTCGCCATCTTCGAGCTGGTGACCATTGCCTGGATCTACGGGGTGAAGCGACTCTGCCGGGACGTGGAGTTCATGATTGGCATCAAGACCTCGCTGTACTACCGCATCTGCTGGGCGGTCGTCACTCCTCTGCTAATGCTCACCATTCTCATCTACACCTTGGTTCTGTACGAGCCCCTCAAGTACAAGGATTACACCTACCAATCGGGTGTTTACG
This genomic interval from Drosophila mauritiana strain mau12 chromosome 2R, ASM438214v1, whole genome shotgun sequence contains the following:
- the LOC117137126 gene encoding sodium-dependent nutrient amino acid transporter 1; protein product: METSINNNNNDNGYMNQAYVGSLNASTISIPGAYKPNESSNGKKPLPEGSGSAPPLGPGDSAPGAGQPGKQRESWNNDIEFLMSCIALSVGLGNVWRFPFTALENGGGAFVIPYLIVLILVGKPVYYLEMLLGQFSSRGSVKVYDFSPIMRGIGYGQVLATGIVTTYYATLMALTLRYFVDSFYPTLPWSYCREEWGTECLDSGPQEASRATSLAGSGVRTTSAEFYFTNIILREKASIDDGIGYPSWSLALTLAVAWIVIAGIMFKGVKSSGKASYFLALFPYVVMLVLLVRALTLPGAFDGVLYFLRPQWHKLLEPQVWYAAVTQVFFSLAICFGNIIMYASYNRFGHNIYRDANIVTTLDTFTSLLSGVIIFGILGNLAYENNTTDIASVVNGGPGLAFISYPDAIAKFKWLPQLFSVLFFLMLFVLGIGSNVGMASCMSTVIKDQFGHLKNWTVVVGIAIVGYLLGLMYITPGGQFLLNLVDYFGVTFVALVLAIFELVTIAWIYGVKRLCRDVEFMIGIKTSLYYRICWAVVTPLLMLTILIYTLVLYEPLKYKDYTYQSGVYVFGWCLSAFGVGQVLFWAIPAVRKQPSHLGLWARIRKAFEPLPNWGPSDPQTLKRYQQFVQEGNANALFRRSSIWHKIYDNIFG